A genomic segment from Dendropsophus ebraccatus isolate aDenEbr1 chromosome 7, aDenEbr1.pat, whole genome shotgun sequence encodes:
- the LOC138797244 gene encoding carcinoembryonic antigen-related cell adhesion molecule 1-like isoform X3, translating to MTFPPVDISKSTVYDLKREGQGLLFAYHGSGNMLEPYTLRAKFYSTNGIIVLNNLTKNDSGTYQQVVDMKVVAEIELYVIGPLKEPTLQKVNETKHGDQYVILLECRVQGEDPFNVTFLKDGEVFTENITRMGNNSYLSLDGCDPGSSGRYTCRVSTPLGNKTSSEVKVSTQDKDCRSSTSHLGSGTIALIFFVAFIVPLVTVGFCFVVYTCLKANGKAESANTSNETSELELSRNETPSETERGREGYQEVPTNDSEGSRDSVTVSLDPSPEEDIRGPDPSHCGEDGTSTMEVDVDGTDQDHSPVANG from the exons ATGACCTTCCCGCCAGTGGACATCTCTAAAAGCACAgtatatgatttaaaaagagaggGCCAAGGACTTCTATTTGCATACCATGGATCTGGAAACATGCTGGAACCATATACACTCCGAGCCAAGTTCTACTCAACAAATGGCATAATTGTCCTGAATAACCTGACAAAAAATGACAGCGGTACCTATCAGCAGGTGGTGGACATGAAGGTTGTGGCTGAAATAGAGCTCTATGTGATTG GACCATTGAAAGAGCCAACTCTGCAGAAGGTGAATGAGACAAAGCATGGGGACCAGTATGTCATCCTCCTGGAGTGCAGAGTCCAGGGAGAAGATCCATTCAATGTGACATTTCTAAAGGATGGAGAAGTCTTCACTGAGAACATTACCAGAATGGGCAACAACTCCTACTTGTCTCTGGATGGTTGTGATCCTGGTTCTTCTGGGAGATATACCTGTAGAGTGTCGACTCCTCTTGGCAACAAGACATCTTCAGAGGTTAAAGTATCCACTCAAG acaaGGACTGTAGAAGTTCAACATCACATCTAGGGAGCGGGACTATCGCCCTCATCTTCTTCGTTGCCTTCATTGTCCCCTTAGTCACTGTTGGCTTTTGCTTTGTTGTGTACACAT GTCTAAAAGCAAACGGAAAAGCAGAGTCTGCAAATACATCAAACGAGACATCAGAACTTGAGTTATCACGTAACGAGACTCCATCTGAGAcggagcgggggagggagggCTACCAGGAAGTTCCTACGAATGACTCTGAAGGTTCTAGAGACAGTGTGACTGTGAGCCTAGACCCGTCTCCAGAAGAGGACATCCGAGGTCCAGACCCAAGTCACTGTGGAGAAGATGGAACATCCACCATGGAGGTAGATGTGGATGGAACGGACCAAGACCATAGTCCAGTAGCAAATGGATGA
- the LOC138797244 gene encoding carcinoembryonic antigen-related cell adhesion molecule 1-like isoform X2 — protein sequence METSMFLFILLLVTSTASVNAEIKKHTVYQEVGSSMTFPPVDISKSTVYDLKREGQGLLFAYHGSGNMLEPYTLRAKFYSTNGIIVLNNLTKNDSGTYQQVVDMKVVAEIELYVIGPLKEPTLQKVNETKHGDQYVILLECRVQGEDPFNVTFLKDGEVFTENITRMGNNSYLSLDGCDPGSSGRYTCRVSTPLGNKTSSEVKVSTQDKDCRSSTSHLGSGTIALIFFVAFIVPLVTVGFCFVVYTCLKANGKAESANTSNETSELELSRNETPSETERGREGYQEVPTNDSEGSRDSVTVSLDPSPEEDIRGPDPSHCGEDGTSTMEVDVDGTDQDHSPVANG from the exons ATGGAGACCTCCATGTTCCTGTTTATACTACTACTCGTGACCAGCACAGCTTCAG taaatgctgaaataaaaaaacatacagtTTACCAGGAAGTTGGGTCATCGATGACCTTCCCGCCAGTGGACATCTCTAAAAGCACAgtatatgatttaaaaagagaggGCCAAGGACTTCTATTTGCATACCATGGATCTGGAAACATGCTGGAACCATATACACTCCGAGCCAAGTTCTACTCAACAAATGGCATAATTGTCCTGAATAACCTGACAAAAAATGACAGCGGTACCTATCAGCAGGTGGTGGACATGAAGGTTGTGGCTGAAATAGAGCTCTATGTGATTG GACCATTGAAAGAGCCAACTCTGCAGAAGGTGAATGAGACAAAGCATGGGGACCAGTATGTCATCCTCCTGGAGTGCAGAGTCCAGGGAGAAGATCCATTCAATGTGACATTTCTAAAGGATGGAGAAGTCTTCACTGAGAACATTACCAGAATGGGCAACAACTCCTACTTGTCTCTGGATGGTTGTGATCCTGGTTCTTCTGGGAGATATACCTGTAGAGTGTCGACTCCTCTTGGCAACAAGACATCTTCAGAGGTTAAAGTATCCACTCAAG acaaGGACTGTAGAAGTTCAACATCACATCTAGGGAGCGGGACTATCGCCCTCATCTTCTTCGTTGCCTTCATTGTCCCCTTAGTCACTGTTGGCTTTTGCTTTGTTGTGTACACAT GTCTAAAAGCAAACGGAAAAGCAGAGTCTGCAAATACATCAAACGAGACATCAGAACTTGAGTTATCACGTAACGAGACTCCATCTGAGAcggagcgggggagggagggCTACCAGGAAGTTCCTACGAATGACTCTGAAGGTTCTAGAGACAGTGTGACTGTGAGCCTAGACCCGTCTCCAGAAGAGGACATCCGAGGTCCAGACCCAAGTCACTGTGGAGAAGATGGAACATCCACCATGGAGGTAGATGTGGATGGAACGGACCAAGACCATAGTCCAGTAGCAAATGGATGA
- the LOC138797244 gene encoding carcinoembryonic antigen-related cell adhesion molecule 1-like isoform X1, whose product MVWSARSTSMETLIPLALMLLVTCGAVVNAEIKKHTVYQEVGSSMTFPPVDISKSTVYDLKREGQGLLFAYHGSGNMLEPYTLRAKFYSTNGIIVLNNLTKNDSGTYQQVVDMKVVAEIELYVIGPLKEPTLQKVNETKHGDQYVILLECRVQGEDPFNVTFLKDGEVFTENITRMGNNSYLSLDGCDPGSSGRYTCRVSTPLGNKTSSEVKVSTQDKDCRSSTSHLGSGTIALIFFVAFIVPLVTVGFCFVVYTCLKANGKAESANTSNETSELELSRNETPSETERGREGYQEVPTNDSEGSRDSVTVSLDPSPEEDIRGPDPSHCGEDGTSTMEVDVDGTDQDHSPVANG is encoded by the exons ATGGTGTGGAGTGCACGCTCTACCAGTATGGAGACCCTCATACCCCTGGCTCTCATGTTACTTGTCACCTGTGGAGCTGTAG taaatgctgaaataaaaaaacatacagtTTACCAGGAAGTTGGGTCATCGATGACCTTCCCGCCAGTGGACATCTCTAAAAGCACAgtatatgatttaaaaagagaggGCCAAGGACTTCTATTTGCATACCATGGATCTGGAAACATGCTGGAACCATATACACTCCGAGCCAAGTTCTACTCAACAAATGGCATAATTGTCCTGAATAACCTGACAAAAAATGACAGCGGTACCTATCAGCAGGTGGTGGACATGAAGGTTGTGGCTGAAATAGAGCTCTATGTGATTG GACCATTGAAAGAGCCAACTCTGCAGAAGGTGAATGAGACAAAGCATGGGGACCAGTATGTCATCCTCCTGGAGTGCAGAGTCCAGGGAGAAGATCCATTCAATGTGACATTTCTAAAGGATGGAGAAGTCTTCACTGAGAACATTACCAGAATGGGCAACAACTCCTACTTGTCTCTGGATGGTTGTGATCCTGGTTCTTCTGGGAGATATACCTGTAGAGTGTCGACTCCTCTTGGCAACAAGACATCTTCAGAGGTTAAAGTATCCACTCAAG acaaGGACTGTAGAAGTTCAACATCACATCTAGGGAGCGGGACTATCGCCCTCATCTTCTTCGTTGCCTTCATTGTCCCCTTAGTCACTGTTGGCTTTTGCTTTGTTGTGTACACAT GTCTAAAAGCAAACGGAAAAGCAGAGTCTGCAAATACATCAAACGAGACATCAGAACTTGAGTTATCACGTAACGAGACTCCATCTGAGAcggagcgggggagggagggCTACCAGGAAGTTCCTACGAATGACTCTGAAGGTTCTAGAGACAGTGTGACTGTGAGCCTAGACCCGTCTCCAGAAGAGGACATCCGAGGTCCAGACCCAAGTCACTGTGGAGAAGATGGAACATCCACCATGGAGGTAGATGTGGATGGAACGGACCAAGACCATAGTCCAGTAGCAAATGGATGA